One region of Thunnus thynnus chromosome 14, fThuThy2.1, whole genome shotgun sequence genomic DNA includes:
- the LOC137197329 gene encoding protein phosphatase 1 regulatory subunit 1A-like, with translation MEPSSPKKIQFAVPPLQGQLDPQAAEHIRRRRPTPATLQIYRQPGTDVGDQHNASGESQASDGSQRKQSTYVPPTMKELQLEVEQHLLGAGLCETDGQLSPITAQLYAAATLWANHNGPEEANGNEASLVLANQERGVAESNSSGDLSCDHKKEDSSPDSVSR, from the exons ATGGAGCCCAGCAGTCCAAAGAAGATCCAGTTTGCGGTGCCTCCGCTGCAGGGACAGCTGGACCCGCAGGCTGCCGAACAT ATCCGTCGCAGAAGACCGACTCCTGCCACTCTGCAGATCTACAGACAACCTGgcacag ATGTTGGAGATCAACACAATGCCAGTGGAGAGTCACAG GCTTCAGACGGCTCTCAGAGGAAGCAGAGCACCTATGTCCCGCCCACCATGAAAG AGCTACAGCTGGAGGTGGAGCAACACCTTCTGGGGGCGGGGCTCTGTGAGACGGATGGCCAGTTGAGCCCAATCACGGCGCAGCTCTATGCCGCCGCTACCCTGTGGGCCAATCACAATGGGCCAGAGGAAGCCAATGGGAATGAGGCGAGTCTGGTGTTAGccaatcaggagagaggagtgGCAGAGAGCAACAGTTCGGGGG atttgtCATGTGACCACAAAAAGGAAGATTCCAGTCCCGACTCCGTCTCCCGATAG